In one window of Arachis ipaensis cultivar K30076 chromosome B06, Araip1.1, whole genome shotgun sequence DNA:
- the LOC107605122 gene encoding uncharacterized protein LOC107605122 isoform X5, with product MLSQRPGNITHYIFTDSDMAVVDDLGQIFHDHPNFDLALTFRNNKGQPINSGFIAVRGTPDAILRAKLFLQDVLRVYRMEYMKASRMLGDQLALASVVKSKPQFDANRFSKTVAFTEDIRGTKVLFLPCAMYNWTPPEGAGQFRGMPLDVKVVHFKGSRKRLMLESWNFYSSSLDIPDMLCLILASGRTKYDF from the exons ATGCTTTCTCAGAGGCCAGGGAATATCACTCACTACATCTTCACCGATTCTGATATGGCAGTGGTTGATGATTTAGGGCAGATTTTTCATGACCATCCGAATTTTGACTTGGCTCTAACATTTAGGAACAACAAGGGACAACCGATAAATTCGGGATTCATTGCAGTCAGGGGTACTCCTGATGCAATTTTAAG GGCAAAGCTTTTTCTACAAGATGTTTTGAGAGTTTACCGCATGGAATACATGAAAGCTTCACGGATGCTTGGAGATCAGTTGGCGCTTGCTTCGGTTGTGAAGTCCAAACCTCAATTTGATGCCAACAGGTTTTCCAAAACTGTTGCTTTCACCGAAGACATTCGCGGTACTAAAGTATTGTTCTTACCTTGTGCCATGTACAATTGGACTCCGCCAGAGGGTGCTGGACAGTTTCGTGGCATGCCATTGGACGTCAAG GTTGTTCATTTTAAAGGATCAAGAAAACGATTAATGCTCGAGTCTTGGAATTTTTATTCCTCTTCTCTTGATATCCCAGATATGTTGTGCCTCATTTTAGCAAGC